Proteins from one Streptococcus mitis B6 genomic window:
- a CDS encoding class I SAM-dependent rRNA methyltransferase: MNKIRVSKWVEKKLAKGLVLLESSDLADVHLKDQEVEVHSQDGKFLGTVYLSQQNKGLGWFVSTDKVTFNQAFFEALFRQAKEKRSAYYQDELTTAFRLFNQEGDSFGGLTVDLYGDYAVFSWYNSYVYQIRKIISEAFRQVFPEVLGAYEKIRFKGLDYESAHIYGQEAPDFFTVLENGVLYQVFMNDGLMTGIFLDQHEVRGSLVDGLAMGKSLLNMFSYTAAFSVAAAMGGASQTTSVDLAKRSRELSQAHFQANGISTDDHRFIVMDVFEYFKYAKRKGLTYDVIVLDPPSFARNKKQTFSVAKDYHKLISQSLEILNPGGIIIASTNAANVSRQKFTEQIDKCFAGRSYQILNKYGLPADFAYNKKDESSNYLKVISMKVSK, encoded by the coding sequence ATGAATAAAATAAGAGTCAGTAAATGGGTTGAAAAGAAGCTCGCTAAGGGGTTAGTTTTACTAGAATCCAGTGACCTTGCAGATGTTCATCTCAAGGATCAGGAAGTAGAAGTTCATAGTCAAGATGGAAAATTTCTTGGGACTGTCTACCTTTCTCAGCAAAACAAGGGCTTGGGCTGGTTTGTTAGCACAGACAAGGTGACCTTCAATCAAGCGTTCTTTGAAGCACTGTTTAGACAAGCTAAAGAAAAGAGAAGTGCCTACTATCAAGACGAATTGACAACTGCCTTTCGTCTCTTCAACCAAGAGGGAGATAGCTTTGGGGGTCTGACAGTGGATCTTTATGGCGACTATGCTGTCTTTTCTTGGTATAACTCTTATGTTTATCAGATTCGCAAGATTATCTCAGAAGCCTTTAGACAGGTTTTCCCTGAGGTTTTAGGGGCTTATGAGAAGATCCGCTTTAAGGGTTTGGACTATGAATCTGCCCATATTTATGGTCAAGAAGCACCTGACTTTTTCACTGTTTTGGAAAATGGTGTCCTCTATCAAGTCTTTATGAATGATGGCTTGATGACAGGGATTTTCCTAGACCAGCATGAAGTTCGCGGTAGTTTAGTGGATGGATTGGCTATGGGTAAATCCTTGCTCAATATGTTTTCCTACACAGCAGCCTTTTCAGTAGCTGCGGCCATGGGAGGAGCTAGCCAGACAACTTCTGTGGACCTAGCTAAACGTTCACGAGAATTGTCTCAAGCGCATTTTCAGGCAAATGGAATCAGCACAGACGACCATCGTTTCATAGTCATGGATGTCTTTGAGTATTTCAAGTATGCTAAGCGAAAAGGCTTGACTTACGATGTGATTGTCCTAGATCCGCCTAGCTTTGCTCGGAACAAAAAACAAACATTTTCTGTAGCCAAGGATTATCACAAGTTGATTTCCCAGAGTCTTGAGATTTTAAATCCGGGCGGTATTATTATTGCCAGTACCAATGCTGCCAATGTATCCCGCCAGAAATTTACAGAACAAATTGATAAATGCTTTGCAGGAAGAAGTTACCAGATTTTAAATAAATACGGTCTTCCAGCGGATTTCGCCTATAATAAAAAAGATGAAAGTAGTAATTACCTCAAGGTGATTAGTATGAAGGTTAGTAAATGA
- the aroD gene encoding type I 3-dehydroquinate dehydratase, producing MKLIVSVMPRSLEEAQTLDATRYLDADIIEWRADYLPKEAILQVAPAIFEKFAGRELVFTLRTRSEGGEIDLSPEEYIHLIKEVAQLYQPDYIDFEYYSYKDVFEEMLDFPNLVLSYHNFQETPENMMEILSELTSLNPKLVKVAVMAHTEQDVLDLMNYTRGFKTLNPEQEYVTISMGKVGKVSRITADVTGSSWSFASLDEASAPGQISLANMKKIREILDEA from the coding sequence ATGAAATTAATCGTTTCAGTAATGCCAAGAAGTTTAGAGGAGGCCCAGACTCTGGATGCCACAAGGTACCTGGATGCCGACATCATTGAATGGCGTGCCGACTATCTGCCTAAAGAAGCGATTTTGCAGGTGGCTCCAGCTATTTTTGAAAAATTCGCAGGCCGTGAGTTGGTTTTCACATTGCGAACTCGCTCTGAAGGGGGAGAAATCGACCTTTCTCCAGAAGAATATATCCATCTAATCAAGGAAGTGGCGCAACTCTATCAACCAGACTATATTGATTTTGAGTACTACAGCTACAAGGATGTTTTTGAGGAAATGCTGGACTTCCCAAATCTCGTTTTGAGTTACCACAATTTCCAAGAAACACCTGAAAATATGATGGAAATCTTGTCAGAGTTGACGAGCCTAAATCCAAAACTTGTTAAGGTTGCGGTGATGGCTCACACGGAGCAGGATGTGCTAGACCTGATGAACTATACACGAGGCTTTAAAACCCTCAATCCTGAGCAGGAATATGTGACCATTTCTATGGGCAAGGTGGGTAAGGTCTCTCGTATCACTGCGGATGTGACAGGTTCTAGCTGGTCCTTTGCTAGTCTAGATGAGGCAAGTGCCCCAGGTCAGATTTCCCTAGCTAACATGAAAAAAATTCGGGAGATTTTGGATGAAGCTTGA
- a CDS encoding shikimate dehydrogenase, which yields MKLDGYTRLAAVVANPIKHSISPFIHNSAFEATATNGAYVAWEIEAADLAETVANIRRYQMFGINLSMPYKEQVIPYLDGLSDEARLIGAVNTVVNENGNLIGYNTDGKGFFKSLPSFTISGKKMTLLGAGGAAKSILAQAILDGVSQISVFVRSVSMEKTRPYLNKLQEQTGFKVDLYALEDVSVLQERIAESDLLVNATSVGMDGQSSPVSENIVLPETLLVADIIYQPFETPFLKWARSQGNPAVNGLGMLLYQAAEAFQLWTGKEMPTEEIWQSLKEKYQ from the coding sequence ATGAAGCTTGATGGCTATACACGTTTAGCTGCCGTTGTTGCCAATCCTATTAAGCATTCTATTTCTCCCTTTATTCACAATAGTGCCTTTGAGGCGACAGCTACCAATGGTGCTTACGTGGCTTGGGAGATTGAAGCGGCTGACTTGGCAGAAACAGTAGCCAATATTCGTCGCTACCAGATGTTTGGCATCAACCTGTCCATGCCCTATAAGGAGCAAGTAATTCCTTATTTGGATGGGCTGAGCGATGAAGCACGCTTGATTGGTGCGGTTAATACGGTTGTCAATGAGAATGGAAATTTAATTGGATATAATACAGATGGCAAGGGATTTTTTAAGAGCTTGCCTTCTTTTACAATTTCAGGTAAAAAGATGACCCTGCTGGGTGCAGGTGGTGCGGCCAAGTCCATTCTGGCTCAAGCTATTTTGGATGGCGTCAGTCAGATTTCGGTCTTTGTTCGTTCGGTTTCGATGGAAAAAACAAGACCTTACCTAAACAAGTTACAGGAGCAGACAGGCTTTAAGGTGGACTTGTATGCTTTAGAAGATGTTTCTGTCTTGCAGGAAAGGATTGCTGAGTCGGATTTGCTGGTCAATGCCACCAGTGTGGGCATGGATGGTCAATCCTCTCCAGTTTCTGAAAATATAGTCTTACCAGAAACTCTTCTAGTAGCAGATATCATTTACCAACCCTTTGAAACACCATTTTTGAAATGGGCTAGAAGTCAGGGTAATCCAGCTGTCAATGGTCTGGGAATGTTGCTCTATCAAGCTGCAGAAGCTTTTCAACTGTGGACAGGCAAGGAAATGCCTACAGAAGAGATTTGGCAGTCCTTAAAAGAAAAATACCAATAA
- the aroB gene encoding 3-dehydroquinate synthase, which translates to MKIRIDIPHHPYDIRIEKGCLAQAGQWLRELWQPQKVVIVTDNHVASLYAEKVQLSLEDAGFQVAVFDFLEGEERKNLTTVQKVYEFLVKKGLTRSDGIVALGGGVVGDLAGFVASTYMRGIHFVQIPTSLTAQVDSSIGGKTGVNTPFAKNMVGTFAQPDGVLIDPLVLGTLGKRELIEGMGEVIKYGLIEDPELWTLLTELDGSVESILEYAETLIEHSCQVKRKMVVEDELDNGVRLYLNFGHTIGHAIEATAGYGKVMHGEAVAMGMVQISKVAEEKGLMPAGITQSITEMCQKFGLPVDYENWDVDKLYQALTHDKKARGNTLKLVLVPELGSATIHSVSLEEMKDYLVK; encoded by the coding sequence ATGAAAATCAGAATCGATATTCCTCATCATCCTTATGATATTCGGATTGAAAAAGGTTGTCTGGCTCAGGCTGGTCAATGGTTGCGAGAACTCTGGCAACCACAAAAGGTAGTCATTGTAACAGACAACCATGTGGCTTCTCTCTATGCTGAGAAGGTCCAACTCAGCCTAGAAGATGCTGGTTTTCAGGTAGCTGTTTTTGATTTCTTAGAAGGTGAAGAACGGAAAAATCTGACCACTGTTCAGAAAGTCTATGAATTTTTAGTTAAGAAAGGTCTGACTCGTAGCGATGGAATCGTGGCTCTCGGAGGTGGTGTCGTTGGAGACCTGGCTGGTTTCGTAGCCTCTACCTATATGCGGGGCATTCATTTTGTTCAGATACCGACTAGCTTGACAGCCCAGGTGGATTCTTCTATCGGTGGAAAGACAGGCGTTAACACTCCATTTGCCAAGAATATGGTAGGAACTTTTGCCCAACCAGATGGGGTTCTGATTGATCCACTTGTCCTTGGAACGCTTGGAAAAAGAGAGTTGATTGAAGGGATGGGTGAAGTTATCAAATATGGCTTGATTGAGGATCCAGAACTATGGACTCTATTGACGGAACTGGATGGTTCTGTAGAGAGCATACTGGAATATGCAGAGACCTTGATTGAACATTCTTGCCAGGTTAAGCGCAAGATGGTGGTTGAGGATGAGCTGGACAATGGTGTACGTCTTTACCTCAACTTTGGTCATACTATTGGCCATGCCATTGAAGCGACGGCTGGTTATGGCAAGGTCATGCATGGAGAAGCTGTGGCCATGGGCATGGTGCAGATTTCCAAGGTGGCTGAGGAAAAAGGCCTCATGCCAGCTGGCATTACCCAGTCCATCACAGAAATGTGTCAGAAGTTTGGCTTGCCTGTTGATTATGAAAACTGGGATGTTGACAAGCTTTATCAGGCTTTGACTCATGATAAGAAGGCGCGTGGTAATACCTTGAAATTGGTCTTGGTGCCAGAGCTCGGTTCAGCGACTATTCACTCAGTTTCTCTGGAAGAGATGAAAGACTACTTGGTAAAATAA
- the aroC gene encoding chorismate synthase, whose product MRYLTAGESHGPRLTAIIEGIPAGLPLTAEDINEDLKRRQGGYGRGGRMKIESDQVVFTSGVRHGKTTGAPITMDVINKDHQKWLDIMSAEDIEERLKSKRKITHPRPGHADLVGGIKYRFDDLRNSLERSSARETTMRVAVGAVAKRLLAELDMEIANHVVVFGGKEIDVPENLTVAEIKERAAQSEVSIVNQEREQEIKDYIDQIKRDGDTIGGVVETVVGGVPVGLGSYVQWDRKLDARLAQAVVSINAFKGVEFGLGFEAGYRKGSQVMDEILWSEEDGYTRRTNNLGGFEGGMTNGQPIVVRGVMKPIPTLYKPLMSVDIETHEPYKATVERSDPTALPAAGVVMEAVVATVLAQEILEKFSSDNLEELKEAVSKHREYTKNY is encoded by the coding sequence ATGAGATATTTAACTGCAGGAGAATCACACGGCCCCCGTCTGACGGCTATCATTGAGGGAATTCCAGCTGGACTTCCTTTGACAGCAGAGGACATCAATGAGGATTTGAAACGTCGTCAGGGTGGCTACGGCCGCGGTGGTCGTATGAAGATTGAAAGCGACCAAGTTGTCTTTACTTCGGGTGTTCGCCATGGGAAGACGACAGGGGCTCCTATTACTATGGATGTCATCAACAAAGACCACCAAAAATGGCTGGATATCATGTCTGCGGAAGACATTGAAGAGCGCCTTAAAAGCAAACGAAAAATCACCCATCCTCGGCCAGGTCATGCCGACTTGGTAGGGGGGATTAAGTACCGTTTTGATGATTTGCGTAATTCCTTGGAGCGTTCATCTGCCCGTGAAACCACCATGCGGGTGGCAGTTGGGGCAGTAGCCAAACGTCTCTTAGCTGAGCTAGATATGGAGATTGCCAACCACGTTGTGGTCTTTGGTGGCAAGGAAATCGATGTTCCTGAGAATCTCACAGTTGCTGAGATTAAGGAAAGAGCTGCCCAGTCTGAAGTTTCTATTGTCAACCAAGAAAGAGAACAAGAAATCAAGGATTATATTGACCAAATCAAGCGTGATGGTGATACCATCGGTGGGGTTGTGGAGACAGTCGTTGGAGGTGTTCCAGTTGGTCTTGGTTCCTATGTCCAATGGGATAGAAAATTGGATGCGAGATTGGCCCAAGCTGTTGTCTCTATCAATGCCTTTAAAGGGGTGGAATTTGGTCTTGGCTTTGAAGCTGGTTATCGTAAAGGCAGCCAAGTCATGGATGAAATTCTCTGGTCTGAAGAAGACGGTTATACCCGCCGTACCAACAATCTGGGCGGCTTTGAAGGTGGTATGACCAATGGGCAACCTATTGTTGTTCGTGGCGTCATGAAACCTATTCCTACTCTTTATAAACCTCTTATGAGTGTGGATATCGAAACCCATGAACCCTACAAGGCAACAGTTGAAAGAAGTGATCCGACCGCTCTTCCAGCAGCAGGTGTAGTTATGGAAGCCGTTGTGGCAACGGTTCTGGCACAAGAAATTCTTGAAAAATTCTCATCAGACAATCTAGAGGAATTAAAAGAAGCGGTATCCAAACACAGAGAATATACAAAGAACTATTAA
- a CDS encoding prephenate dehydrogenase, translating into MAKTVYIAGLGLIGASMALGIKRDHPDYKILGYNRSQASRDIALKEGMIDRATDDFASFAPLADIIILSLPIKQTIAFIKELANLDLKEGVIISDAGSTKSAIVDAAEQYLAGKSVRFVGAHPMAGSHKTGAASADVNLFENAYYIFTPSSLTSPDTLEEMKDLLSGLHARFIEIDAKEHDRVTSQISHFPHILASSLMEQTAVYAQEHEMARRFAAGGFRDMTRIAESEPGMWTSILLSNRETILDRIEDFKERLDEVGKAISKGDEEQIWNFFNQARAQRQAMEIHKRGGVDSSYDLYVDVPDEEDVILRILELLRGTSLVNIHINEENREDIHGILQISFKNAQDLERAEHLITENTDYTVVIK; encoded by the coding sequence ATGGCAAAAACAGTCTATATCGCAGGCCTTGGATTGATCGGTGCCTCTATGGCACTCGGTATCAAACGCGATCATCCAGATTATAAAATTTTAGGTTATAATCGCAGTCAAGCTTCGAGAGATATCGCCTTGAAAGAAGGCATGATTGACCGTGCAACGGATGATTTTGCGAGTTTTGCTCCTTTGGCAGATATCATTATTCTCAGTTTGCCAATCAAACAAACCATTGCTTTTATTAAGGAATTGGCCAACTTGGACTTGAAAGAAGGAGTGATTATCTCAGATGCTGGTTCGACCAAGTCAGCCATTGTGGATGCAGCGGAGCAGTATTTGGCTGGCAAATCTGTTCGCTTTGTCGGGGCCCATCCCATGGCTGGTAGTCACAAGACAGGGGCTGCTTCTGCGGATGTCAATCTTTTTGAAAATGCCTATTATATCTTTACACCTTCGAGCCTGACAAGTCCTGACACGCTTGAGGAAATGAAGGATTTGCTTTCAGGTCTTCACGCTCGTTTTATCGAGATTGATGCCAAGGAGCATGATCGTGTCACTTCTCAGATTAGCCATTTTCCTCATATTCTGGCTTCTAGTCTCATGGAGCAGACCGCGGTTTATGCTCAAGAACATGAGATGGCAAGGCGCTTTGCGGCCGGTGGTTTTCGAGATATGACTCGGATTGCGGAAAGCGAGCCAGGTATGTGGACTTCCATTCTCTTGTCCAATCGTGAGACTATTCTAGATCGAATTGAGGATTTCAAGGAACGATTGGATGAGGTTGGCAAGGCCATCAGCAAGGGAGATGAAGAGCAAATCTGGAACTTTTTTAACCAAGCGCGTGCGCAACGTCAGGCCATGGAAATCCATAAGCGTGGTGGTGTGGATAGCTCTTACGACCTCTATGTTGACGTTCCCGATGAAGAAGATGTCATCCTGAGGATTTTGGAATTGCTACGAGGAACTTCCTTGGTCAATATTCACATCAATGAGGAAAACCGTGAGGATATTCACGGGATCCTACAAATTTCATTTAAAAATGCTCAAGACTTGGAAAGAGCTGAGCATCTCATAACAGAAAATACCGACTACACAGTCGTCATCAAGTAA
- a CDS encoding YlbF/YmcA family competence regulator has product MSNIYDSANELSRGLRELPEYKAVKAAKDAISADAEASKIFTEYVAFQEEIQRLAQTGQMPDASFQAKMEGFGKQIQGNILLSEFFTQQQQLAIYLSDIEKIVFEPVSELLK; this is encoded by the coding sequence ATGTCAAATATTTACGATAGTGCAAACGAACTCAGTCGCGGCCTACGCGAATTACCAGAATACAAGGCTGTTAAAGCAGCTAAAGATGCGATTTCAGCAGATGCTGAGGCGAGCAAAATTTTTACAGAATATGTTGCCTTCCAAGAGGAAATTCAAAGACTAGCGCAGACAGGTCAAATGCCAGATGCTTCCTTTCAAGCGAAAATGGAAGGCTTTGGTAAACAGATTCAAGGAAATATCCTCTTGTCAGAATTCTTTACCCAGCAACAACAATTGGCAATTTACCTTTCTGACATTGAAAAAATTGTTTTCGAACCAGTTTCAGAATTGCTAAAATAA
- a CDS encoding LemA family protein, which produces MKHEEDIFTKIADARSKIGSGNTETKNEGESELTSAISRLLVVQENYPELKADTQVSSLISELEGSENRLFVARKDYNDTATEYNKTIRRFPTSVIASLFGFQRAELIEAEKDAKVVPKVNLTD; this is translated from the coding sequence ATGAAGCACGAAGAAGACATCTTTACAAAGATTGCGGATGCTCGTTCTAAGATTGGCTCAGGAAATACAGAAACAAAAAATGAAGGGGAGAGCGAATTAACTTCTGCCATTTCTCGATTGCTAGTTGTTCAAGAAAATTATCCGGAGTTAAAAGCTGATACACAAGTGTCTTCTCTAATTTCAGAGCTTGAGGGATCTGAAAATCGTTTGTTTGTCGCTCGTAAAGATTATAACGATACTGCAACAGAATATAATAAGACCATTAGACGTTTTCCTACTAGTGTGATAGCTAGTTTGTTTGGTTTCCAAAGAGCTGAGTTAATTGAAGCAGAGAAAGATGCAAAGGTTGTCCCTAAAGTCAATTTAACTGATTAG
- a CDS encoding TPM domain-containing protein: MKKLLILLITPLFFFLPLVAANIAVPDRPLNGIYDPNGYLTTSVAETLESMNAGSETQVGIYIVDTLDGSSIEEVANEVARKWKVGKQDSNSGILIAIAIKDRKFRIETSNEAAIWLTDSMASSLLNDSKPYMKEGKYTDALNKILVGISKAESRKAEIINKKENNRLPKSYEKSLKNNEGFSKYFDYIPFPILFYLLFFLLLSLATWIKYLKRCRFSKYEYEGKGKLYPDFPDFVPNDTWTEERKSDYKKNKRLIRSQYQYEGYNKLYPDSKGFLPNDTWTALLLEAYYAEVERKHLDRLNRSQYFYNGKGKLYPNDKDFVKNASWTSDLKKSYYASQRVQSSSYDRTDSYDSGSSSSSWSSDDWGGGGFDGGGSSDSW, encoded by the coding sequence ATGAAAAAGTTACTTATACTCTTAATTACCCCTTTATTCTTTTTTCTGCCTCTTGTTGCGGCTAATATAGCTGTTCCAGATCGTCCTTTAAATGGTATTTACGATCCTAACGGTTATTTAACCACTAGTGTTGCAGAAACGTTAGAGAGTATGAATGCTGGAAGTGAAACCCAAGTAGGTATTTACATTGTAGATACTCTGGACGGTTCCAGTATCGAAGAGGTAGCCAATGAGGTTGCACGCAAATGGAAAGTTGGGAAACAAGATTCCAACAGTGGAATTTTAATTGCTATTGCTATAAAGGATAGGAAGTTTCGTATTGAAACATCCAACGAAGCAGCAATTTGGCTTACTGACTCTATGGCCAGTTCCTTGCTAAATGATTCTAAACCGTACATGAAAGAAGGGAAATATACTGATGCCCTTAACAAAATTCTAGTAGGTATTTCTAAAGCGGAGTCTAGAAAAGCTGAAATCATAAACAAGAAGGAAAATAATCGACTTCCAAAAAGCTATGAAAAATCATTAAAAAATAATGAAGGCTTTAGTAAGTACTTCGATTACATTCCGTTTCCGATATTGTTCTATCTGTTGTTCTTTCTTTTACTAAGTTTAGCAACATGGATCAAGTACTTAAAAAGATGCCGCTTTTCTAAGTATGAGTACGAGGGAAAAGGTAAGCTGTATCCAGATTTTCCTGACTTTGTACCTAACGATACGTGGACTGAAGAACGTAAATCTGACTATAAAAAAAATAAGCGTTTAATTAGGTCTCAATATCAGTACGAAGGATATAATAAACTTTATCCAGACTCAAAAGGTTTTCTGCCTAATGATACTTGGACTGCATTACTTCTAGAAGCATACTACGCAGAAGTTGAAAGAAAGCACCTTGATAGGCTCAATCGCTCTCAATACTTTTATAATGGGAAGGGGAAACTCTATCCAAATGATAAAGATTTTGTGAAGAATGCTTCTTGGACTTCCGATCTCAAAAAAAGCTACTATGCTTCACAAAGAGTACAGTCAAGTTCTTATGATAGAACAGATTCATATGATTCTGGTAGTTCTAGTTCATCTTGGTCTTCAGATGATTGGGGTGGCGGTGGATTTGATGGTGGTGGTTCTTCAGATAGTTGGTAA
- the aroA gene encoding 3-phosphoshikimate 1-carboxyvinyltransferase — protein MKLKTNIRHLHGSIRVPGDKSISHRSIIFGSLAEGETKVYDILRGEDVLSTMQVFRDLGVEIEDKDGVITIQGVGMDGLKAPQNALDMGNSGTSIRLISGVLAGADFEVEMFGDDSLSKRPMDRVTIPLKKMGVSISGQTERDLPPLHVKGTKKLKPIHYELPIASAQVKSALMFAALQAQGKSVIIEKECTRNHTEDMLQQFGGHLSVDGKKITVQGPQKLTGQKVVVPGDISSAAFWLVAGLIVPNSRVVLKNVGINETRTGIIDVIRAMGGKLEITEIDPVAKSATLTVESSDLKGTEIGGALIPRLIDELPIIALLATQAQGVTVIKDAEELKVKETDRIQVVADALNSMGADITPTADGMIIKGKSALHGARVNTFGDHRIGMMTVIAALLVSNGEVDLDRAEAINTSYPSFFDDLENLIHG, from the coding sequence ATGAAACTAAAAACAAACATTCGCCACTTACATGGCAGTATCCGCGTTCCAGGTGACAAGTCTATCAGTCACCGTTCCATTATCTTTGGAAGTTTGGCTGAGGGTGAGACCAAAGTTTATGATATTCTGCGAGGTGAAGACGTCCTTTCGACCATGCAGGTCTTTCGTGATCTTGGTGTAGAGATTGAGGATAAAGATGGGGTTATTACCATTCAAGGTGTCGGTATGGACGGCCTAAAAGCTCCACAAAATGCCCTTGATATGGGAAATTCTGGCACCTCGATTCGCCTGATTTCAGGTGTCCTTGCAGGTGCAGATTTTGAAGTAGAGATGTTTGGCGACGACAGTCTTTCCAAACGTCCTATGGATCGTGTGACGATTCCATTGAAAAAAATGGGCGTCAGCATTTCGGGACAAACTGAGCGAGACCTTCCTCCCCTTCATGTAAAAGGGACGAAAAAACTAAAACCTATTCATTATGAGTTGCCAATTGCATCTGCCCAGGTTAAGTCAGCCTTGATGTTTGCGGCCTTGCAGGCTCAGGGGAAGTCTGTTATTATCGAAAAAGAGTGCACCCGTAATCATACTGAAGATATGTTGCAACAGTTTGGTGGCCATTTAAGTGTGGATGGCAAGAAAATCACAGTCCAAGGGCCACAAAAATTGACAGGACAAAAGGTGGTTGTTCCAGGAGATATTTCCAGTGCAGCCTTTTGGCTAGTCGCAGGTTTGATTGTTCCAAATTCTCGTGTGGTGCTTAAAAATGTGGGCATAAACGAAACGCGTACTGGTATTATTGATGTTATTCGTGCCATGGGTGGAAAACTAGAAATAACTGAAATTGACCCAGTCGCTAAATCTGCAACCCTAACTGTTGAGTCTTCTGATTTGAAAGGAACAGAGATTGGTGGTGCTTTGATCCCACGCTTGATTGATGAATTGCCAATTATCGCTCTACTTGCGACCCAAGCCCAAGGTGTAACAGTTATTAAGGATGCTGAAGAACTCAAGGTCAAGGAAACAGACCGCATTCAGGTGGTAGCAGATGCTTTAAATAGCATGGGTGCGGATATCACACCTACAGCAGATGGAATGATTATCAAAGGAAAATCAGCCCTTCACGGTGCTAGAGTCAATACTTTTGGAGACCATCGTATCGGCATGATGACGGTTATCGCGGCCCTCTTGGTTTCAAATGGAGAGGTGGATCTTGATCGTGCTGAAGCTATCAATACCAGCTATCCTAGCTTCTTTGATGATTTGGAGAACTTGATTCATGGCTAA
- a CDS encoding shikimate kinase: MAKVLLGFMGAGKSTIARGLDPNYLDMDALIEKRLGMSIAEFFSEKGEESFRQIESEVLADLLQRDQVVSTGGGVVVSQRNRDLLKTNSDNIYLKADFDTLYQRIASDKDNQRPLFLNHSKEELAAIFQERQAWYEEVASRVLDVTELSPEEIIEELR; encoded by the coding sequence ATGGCTAAGGTATTACTAGGATTTATGGGAGCTGGCAAATCGACTATTGCAAGAGGCTTGGACCCTAATTACCTTGATATGGATGCTCTGATAGAGAAGCGTTTAGGTATGTCCATTGCGGAATTTTTCTCGGAAAAGGGAGAAGAATCTTTTCGTCAGATAGAGTCTGAAGTCCTAGCTGATTTACTACAAAGAGACCAAGTTGTGTCAACTGGTGGAGGAGTGGTCGTTTCTCAGCGAAATCGTGACTTACTCAAGACAAATTCTGATAACATATACCTGAAAGCAGATTTTGACACCCTCTACCAACGCATAGCATCTGATAAGGACAATCAGCGACCGCTTTTTCTAAATCATAGCAAGGAAGAACTTGCAGCTATTTTTCAAGAAAGACAGGCTTGGTATGAGGAAGTAGCTAGTCGGGTTTTGGATGTGACCGAGTTAAGCCCAGAGGAAATTATAGAGGAACTGAGATGA
- the pheA gene encoding prephenate dehydratase has protein sequence MKIAYLGPKGSFSHHVVQTAFPQEELQAFANITDVIKAYEQGLVDYSVVPVENSIEGSVHETLDYLFHQARIQAVAEIVQPIHQQLMVVPGHTKIEKIFSHPQALAQGKKFIDEQYPDAQIEVTASTAYAARFISEHPDQPYAAIAPRSSAEEYGLELIAEDIQEMEANFTRFWVLGAEKPSIPLKAQTEKMSLALTLPDNLPGALYKALSTFAWRGIDLTKIESRPLKTALGEYFFIIDVDYADKDLVHFAQKELEAIGIQYKVLGAYPIYPISDHGKERR, from the coding sequence ATGAAAATTGCTTATCTAGGTCCCAAGGGATCCTTTTCACACCACGTTGTGCAGACAGCTTTTCCTCAGGAGGAATTGCAGGCCTTTGCCAATATTACAGATGTCATCAAGGCTTATGAGCAAGGATTAGTGGACTATTCTGTGGTGCCAGTTGAAAATTCTATAGAGGGTAGTGTTCATGAAACCTTGGACTATCTTTTTCATCAGGCTCGCATCCAAGCAGTAGCAGAAATCGTTCAGCCTATTCATCAGCAGTTGATGGTGGTTCCAGGTCACACTAAGATTGAAAAGATTTTTTCTCATCCTCAGGCTTTGGCTCAAGGAAAGAAATTCATCGATGAACAGTATCCAGATGCTCAAATTGAGGTGACAGCTAGTACAGCTTATGCGGCCCGCTTTATTTCCGAACATCCAGACCAACCTTATGCAGCGATTGCACCTAGAAGTTCTGCTGAAGAATATGGTTTAGAACTGATTGCTGAAGATATTCAAGAAATGGAAGCCAATTTCACACGTTTCTGGGTTTTGGGAGCTGAAAAGCCTTCTATTCCCTTGAAAGCACAAACTGAGAAAATGAGTTTGGCCTTGACTTTACCAGACAATCTTCCAGGTGCACTTTATAAGGCCCTATCGACCTTTGCTTGGCGGGGAATTGACCTGACAAAAATTGAAAGTCGTCCACTCAAGACAGCACTGGGTGAATACTTTTTCATTATCGATGTTGATTATGCCGATAAGGATTTGGTTCACTTTGCCCAAAAAGAATTAGAAGCCATCGGAATCCAGTATAAAGTACTGGGCGCCTATCCTATTTATCCAATATCAGACCATGGAAAGGAGAGAAGATGA